The sequence TAACCGCCCTCCGCCCAGCGCCGTGAGGGCTGGTAGATCTCGCCGGGGAAGACGGTGAACGCCGCGGGGATGGAGAACTTCTTCGGACCGAAGTACGGCGGCTTGTTGTCCCAATAGCTGCGGGCCGAGGAGACACCGGTGTTCGTCAGCCAATAGAGGGTGATGTTGTCGAGCACGTCGTCCCGCGTCAGCCGCTCCGGCGGCTGCCCTTCGGTCGGCGTGCGCATTGCCGCGAGGACCGCGGCTGCTGGTTGATCGTCGCCGTCGCCATGGTCGATCAGCCAGGCTGCGAGTGCGACCGGAGAATCCGCGAGTCCGTAGAGCGTTTGCGGACGCGTCGCCATTTCGATCGCGTAGCCCGCGTTCTTGACGAAGAAGCCCTGCAGCTTCTGGAGCGCGGCTTTCTCCTGGTCGGTTATGTCGGACGGCGGCGGTGCGCCGGTCTGGATCGTGTTCGACACGTTATCCGGAAGCGCGAACAGGAAGTTGGTGTGCACGCCCACGAGTTCCGCGGGCGCTGCGACCGCCATCGCGTCCGTGATCTGTCCGCCGACATCGCCGCCCTGCGCGACGAAGCGCGTGTATCCCAGGCGCTTCATCAATTCGACCCACGCGCGCGCCATGCGCGCATGATCCCAAGTCACCGTCGGCTTGGAGGAGAACCCATAGCCGGGGATCGACGGGATCACGACGTCGAAGGCGTCCTCCGCAGTGCCACCGAAGGCCGTGGGATCGGTGAGCGGGCCGATCAACTTGATCTGCTCGATGATCGAGCCGGGCCATCCGTGCGAGATGATCACGGGCAGCGCGCCCTTGTGCTTCGAACGCACGTGGATGAAGTGGATGTCGAGGCCGTCGATCTCGGTGACGAACTGCGGCAAGGCATTGAGCTTCGCTTCGCACTTGCGCCAGTCGTAGTCCGTGGCCCAGTAGCGCGCGAGTTCCTGCAGCGGGCCGAGCTGTACTCCCTGCGAAGTGTCCGTGACGTTTTCCTTTTCCGGCCACCTGGTCGCATTGATGCGACGCTTCATGTCGACCAGCTGTGTGTCGGGCGCTTTGAAGTGAAACGGACGAATGGCGCTACCGGCACTGGTTGTTGTTGCTTGTTGACTCATGGCTGCGTGTCCTCGCCGGGAAGGCGAAGACGCCGCGCGACGACACTAGGCCGCGCGCCGCACGGTCTGCGTCGCACCGGTGATGGTGGGGGGTCCATGCAGGGTCTGCCTTCAGGCGTGCGGCAGATATCACCTGCTTGGGTCGCAATCGGCTGTCTGACGGATTAGCTCACTTCGGCAAGTAATCGTTTGCCTCGACCAACTCCACCCCCGGCGCCTCGACGATGCACTGCCGCAACAAATACGCGTGCCCCTCACCGTAGAACACCACCGCGCGCCCACCCGCCGGCAGCGACTGCAGCAACCTGGCGCAGATCGCAAGATTGCGCGCATACCACGCACCGACCAGGCGCGCACCCGGCTGCGTGTCGCCATCGCCATAGCGCAGCATGTCCACGTAGAACCCATGGTTCTTGAGCGCGCGCTCTGGTGAGTTCATGTAGCGAAGCACCGATCCGATGCTGCCCTCGCGCACGCGCTCGCTGAGGTTCTGCACTTCGTGCCCCGCTCCCGCCAGCGCCGCATCCAATCGCGGTGCCATGCCGTGGCTGCTGGCGTAGGCCTTCACCGGATCGAACGGAAATTCCCCTTGCACGTCGATGCCGTGCACGCGCTCCAGCTCACGCAACTTCGCCAAGCGGAATCCCAACTGCACGACCTCGTTGCGCGAAGGCGGCAGCTTGCCGGCGCGGAAGCTCGCGTACTGCTCGTCCGTCTGCGCCTGCGGCCACTCCACCATGACCTCGGTCGGCGCGAACTTCGCAAGCGATGCGGCAACGGCGGCCAGTTCCTTCTGGCGTTTGTCCGTCAGCACGTCGTCGACCTGGACGTTGAAGACGTCGCGTCCCGGGTTGTCCAGGTGGAAGGTGCCGACGATCATGACTTTCGTCGGCGCCGGGTTCGCGGCCGTCTGTGCCGACGCATCGCCAGCGGCGATCAGCGCGCAAAGCAGCACCACCATCCTTGCGAACATGCGGGCACTCCTGCCAGGCGAGCGCGGGATTCTACTCGCCGAGCGACACGATGACATTGCCGACGGCCTTGCCGCCTTCCACCAGCGCATGGGCATCGGCGATCCGTTCCAGCGGAAGTTCGGCCGCGATGTTGTGCTGCAGGGCTCCGCTGGCGAGCAGGGCGGTCAACCCATCGATGGCACGCCGCCTGTCGCGCTCGGACAGGTGGTACACGATGAAGAAGTGGCACGAGATGTTCTTCAGGATGCCGGGCACGAAGGGCACCTCGACCATGGGGTGGCCGCTGCCGTAGATGACCACGTCACCATCGCGCGCCAGGAGGTCGAAATCGAGGGTGGCGTTCGCCGCGAAGTCGACTTCGATGATGCGATCAACCCCCCGCCCGTCCGTTGCCACGCGGATTGCTTCGCGCACGTCGGCGCGACGGTAGTCGATCGTCGCGTCGGCACCGGCGTCGCGCGCGAGTGTCGCCTTGGCTTCATTGCTGACGGTCGCGATCACCTGGGCAGCGCCCGTCAGGCGCGCCATCTGCACCGCGTAGTGCCCGACCGCGCCTGCGCCGCCGGCCACGAGCACGCGTTTTCCCTCCACGCCGCCGTGCATGTGCACGGCGTGGTACGCCGTCAACGCCGGAATACCGAGCAGCGCACCGACCTTGAGGTCCACGCCATCAGGCAACCTGACCGCCTGTTCGGCGGGCACGACGACGAACTCGGCCGCAGTGCCATCGGGCCGTCCCCAGGCCGCATTCCACAGCCACACGCGCTCCCCGACGCGCGCGGGATCGACGTCCTCGCCGACGGCATCGATGTGCCCCGCGCCATCGCTGTGCGGCGTGATCCGTGGAAACGGAAGCACGGCAGAGCGCGTGCCGGCGCGCGACTTCGTGTCGGACGGGTTCACGCCGGACCATTGCACGCGAACGCGCACGCAGCCGCGATCTGGCTCCGGTCGCGCAAGCTCTGCAATCGACAACACCTCGTGTGCAGGTCCTGTGCGTGTGTAGATGGCTGCGCGCATGTCGCAGGAATCGTACGCGCCGCTGCAGATGTCGCAACAGCCCCTTGTCGGTGATGGAACGACGCGTTAGCGTTCCGAACATGACGTGGGCGCGCGCACTGTCGCTTGGCTCTGCCCTGTGCGCGGTCGCCTGCACCGCGCACGCGCAGGACGCGCTCCTGGGCACCGTGCTGGAAGAACCCGGCAACGCCGGACTGGGCTTCCTCTTCCGCACCGAGACGTCCCCGTACATCGGTGCCGACCACCGCGACGACTTCCTGCCGCTATACCTCTACGAAGGCGAGCGCTTCTTCCTGCGTGCGAACCAAGTCGGCGTGCGCGTGTGGCACAACGACACGATGGGCTTCGAAGGATTCGCGGAGCGGCGCCTGGAAGGCTATCCGGAAGACGAAGCGCCTGCGTCATTGGAAGGCATGCGAGTGCGCAACACCGGCGCCGACCTCGGTGCGCGCTTCTACCTGCAGCACGGCGCATCGCGTTGGGACCTGAGCGTGCGGCACGACATCGCCAACCTCTCGCACGGCACCGAAGTGCGCGCCGGTTACGACTACACGATCCAGGGCGACCGCTGGCGCTTGCAGCCAGTCGTGTTGCTGTCGTGGCGCAGCGCCGACCTCAACGACTACTACTACGGCGTGTCGCCCCTGGAAGCGCGACCGGATCGCCCCGTCTACGACGCGGGCGCAGGTTGGAACGCCACGCTCGGGCTCTACGGCCAGTACAAGATCCTGCACAACTGGAGCCTCATCGGCGGCGCGTACGCCACGCAGGTGTCCTCCGAAATCCGCGACAGCCCGGTGGTGGAAGACAAGACGCGCTGGGGCGTGATGGCCGGTGCGGTCTACGACTTCGGCAACAGCCAGGTGCGTTGGGACGACGACAACACACCGACCTACATCAAGGTCTTCTACGGGCGCGACAGCGGCGAAGGCTGCCACCTGGTGCGCATCATGGCGCTGGCCTGCGTGAGCCTGAACGACGACGACCCGACCGACATCGTGGGCGTGCACGTCGGCCGCCCGTTCGTCTCGCGCTTCAACGGCTGGCCGGTCGACGTGATCGGCTACGCCGGCCTGCTGCGCCATCTCGAGAAAGGCCGCCAGCCCGACGGCTGGCAGATCGACGCCTACATGAAGGGCTTCTGGTACGGATTCCCCTGGAGCCATCGCGTGAACACGCGCCTGGGCTTCGGCATCGGCGTCTCCTACGCCGAGCGCGTGCCCTACACCGAAATCACCGCGCAGGCCCGCCGCGGGGAGAACACGTCGAAGCTGCTCAACTACCTGGAGCCGAGCGTCGACGTGAGCGTGGGCGACCTGTTCGGCAACAAGCGCTGGCACGACCTGTACTTCGGGTTCGCCGTGTCGCACCGCTCCGGCATCTTCGGCAGCTCGCAGCTGCTCGGGACCGTCGACGGCGGGTCCAACTACATCTACGCCTATCTCGAAGGGGCGTTCTGAAACGGCAGCGCCCGGGGGCGTCCCGTTTGGGCCGCCGGCTGCGTTTCTTTTCTTGATGAGCCATCGGGCAACCCCATGCTGACCCTCCGCCAGCTGCGCAAGCGCAAGGTCGGGCAATGGGTGCTCGGTTACACGGCGGTCGCGTGGGCCGCGTTGCAGGTGGCCGGCATGCTGGCCAGCACCTACGGCTGGTCGCCCACCGCGATGCGCGTGGGTGTGGCGCTGTCGGTCCTCGGGTTCTTCATCACGCTGGTCATCGCGTGGTTCCAGGGCGAGCGCGGGGTCCAGAAGGTCACGCGCGTCGAAGTGATCCTGATCGCGTTGATCATGGTCGTGGGCGGCGCCTGGTTGTGGCAGACGGTGCGCAACACGGCCGAATCGGAGGCCGTCCCCGGCACGCCGCTCGTGAGCGCGGGCATCCCCACGATCGAGCAGGATCCCTCCATCGCCGTGCTGCCGCTGGAGAACATGAGCACCGACAAGGAGCAGCAGTACTTCTCCGACGGTATTTCGGAAGAACTGCTCAACGTGCTGAACAAGGTGCCGGAGCTGCGCGTGATCGCGCGCACGTCGAGCTTCGCGTTCAAGGGCCAGGACATCGAGATCCCGGAGATCGCGCGCCGCCTGCACGTCGCGTCGATCCTGCAAGGCAGCGTGCGCAGGGCGGGCGGCCGTGTGCGCATCGCGGTGCAGTTGGTGCGCGCCACCGATGGCGCGCAGCTGTGGGCGGACACCTACGACCGCAACTTCGACGACATCTTCCAGGTGCAGGACGAGATCGCCGCCTCCGTCGTGGACCAACTGAAGATCAAGTTGCTGAAGGCACCGATCGTCACGCCCGTGGATCCCCGGGTGTATCCGCTGGTGCTCCAGGCACAGGCGCTGTTCGACCAGCAGAGCAAGGAGGGCCGCGCGCAGGCACTGCTCCTGTTCAAGCAGGCGCTGAACATCGCGCCGAACGAGTCGCGTGCGTGGGCGGGCCTGGGGCGCGTGTACATCAACCAATCCATCTACAGCGAAATGCCGCAGGCCGAAGCGGCGAAGCTGGCACGCGACGCGCTGAACAAGGCGTTGAGCATCGACCCGCGCAACGTCATCGCCATCACCGGCCTTGCGCGGCTGGCCGCGGACTTCGACTTCGACGCGCAGGCGGCCGCCGATTACAACAAGCGTGCGTTGCAGATCGAACCGAACAACCTGGTCGCCATCAACACGCTCGGCATCCTGCTCAGCAACGTGGGCCGCTTCGACGAAGCCCTGCCGCTGTACGACTACCGCGTGGCGCACGATCCCGCGAACCCCACCGCCTACAACAATCGCGGCATCACGCGTTATTACGCGCGGCAATGGGATGCGGCCATCGACGACTTCCGCAGCGCGCTGCGCCTGAGCCCTGCCTTCGTCGGCGCGCGCAACGGCATTGCCGCCTCGCTGCTGGCGGGCAAGGGCGACGCAGCCGGTGCGCTGCGCGAGATCGACCTCGAACCGGATGAAGCCTCGCGGCTGCAGGTGCGTGCGCTGGCCCTGTACTCCCTCGGCCGCACGCGAGAATCCAACGCGGCCCTGCAGCAGCTCATCAAGACCTATGGCGACCAGCAACCCACGCTGGTCGCGCTGGCGTACGCCTATCGCGTGGATCGCGACGAAGCGTTCAAGTGGCTGGGCAAAGCCGCGAGCAGCCACGACCCCGCCGCCACGTCGGTGGCCTTCGACGTCCTGGCCGACTCGCTGCGCGACGACCCGCGCTGGCAGCCCTTCCTGCACCAGATCGGCTATGCGCCGGAGCAACTGGCGAGCATCAAGATCGAGGTGCCGAAGCCGGGGACGTGATGCACGGGGTTAGCCTCACCCGACTAGGGGAGTCGCATCGCGCGATTCCGTCGTTCTCTCTGAGTGGGAGCCACAACAGAGAACGCCATGCAGATCCAGATCAAAAGAACGGTATGCCTGCTCGCCCTGGCCCTCGCCGCGACGGCGGCCATGGCCGCGACCCATTTCCTGCGCGCGCCGAGTGCGCGGCTTGGCTCGCCCAAGGTGATCATCGATTGGACGGAAGTCGGGCTGGGGAGCCTCGACAGCGTCAACTACGTGGCGAGCGCAACGGCCGGCGCGCGCTACCAGTGCGTCAACCGCGGCAACAACTGCCCGGCGGCTTCGAACAAGGAAGACGTGCTTGCGAATGTCTCCGTGGGCGGTACGTTCAACGTCGACAAGAACGGGAGGATCATCGGGACGCTGACCATTCCGGCGCCGCCTGGCACGTTGGTGTGTCCGGGGAATCAGAAGGTGGGGGTTGTCTCCGCCGTCTTCACCAACATCACCCTGACGGATTTGACCAACGGGATTACGACGCCGACCAATCCGTCGGCGCTGACGTACAACGGACCTGAGTGTCCGTAACCGATACGAGGAAAGAGCCCCGCCACGCGGGGCTCTTTCCTTACGACTGCACTAACAACCGCCGCTGCGGGCAGGATCACTCACGACAAGTTGCGTTGCCGCAACCTGCTTCGCGACACCCTGCACACCCGGCTCGGCGAGGCTGATGTGCCCCCGAATATCGAACTTCAGATTGACGACGTCGTCCTTGAATTTGATCGCGCCTTTCACGTCCGCGAAGTCCCCCGTGCCGTCCACGAGCGCGTGTTCGCAGCGACCGTGGATCTCTTCCGTGAAGTTGGCGTCCGTGTACTTCCCCGTGAAGGTGTAGGTCGTCTCGAATGTTCCGCACGCCGTGCCGTTGAGGCAGCCGACGAAGAGCTCGGTCCCTTGCTCGATGTACGTGCCGCTCGGGTTGAGCCTGGAGGCGGAGACATAGGTGTACCAGCAGCCGTCGAGGCTTCCGGAGAGATCGATCGGCGGGTAATCCCCTGTGTCGACGGGTGGACTCCCGACGGGCGGTTGACATGTGTTGTTGAACACGCCGATCGCGGAGACCTGCGTGGTCCCCGCAAGCGCCGGCGCGGACAGGATGGCGAACACCAATGACGTCATGGCCGCAGAGAGCAGGAAATGATGGGCTTTCATGGCGTTCTCCGTGGATGGGGCACCCCATCCAACGACCGAAAATCCCGTCCAGGGAAGTGACTCGGGGAGAAGTCACCGTGACCTGCCCCGCCGCATGAGCACGTGGTTATCGGGCATGCGCAACGCATCGGCGCCCGAACATGCTGACGCGGCGCCCGGTCCGGGGGCGATCCGCGCGCAGTTGGAAGCGATCCTCGCCAGCCCCCAGTTCGCCAACGCGCCAAGCATCGGGAAGATGTTGCGCTTCGTGGTCGAGCATGCGCTCGACGGCAAGGCCGATCGGCTGAAGGAATACACCCTCGGGGTCGAGGTCTTCGACCGAGGCGGCGACTTCGACCCGCGCCAGGACACGATCGTCCGCGTGCAGGCACGACGCCTGCGGGAACGTCTCACGGAGTACTACCGCTTGTCGGGCGCCGCCGACCCGGTCCGGATCAGTCTGCCCACGGGGCACTACGTGCCGACGTTCGAAGCAACCTCCTTCAATGCCGCACCTCTGCCGTCGCCGCGCCCGCGGATGGCGCTGTTGACGCTCGTGCTCGCCCTGGTGGCACTCGTTTCGCTCGCGGCCGTGTTCTGGCCAAGGGACGCCAGGAATCCTCCGTCGCCAACGGCTGCCGGCACCCCGAATCGGATCGCGGTGCTCGCCTTCACCGACCTCTCCCAGGCGCACGACCAGGAATACCTGGCCGACGGACTCGCGGAAGAAATCATCAACCAGCTCGCGCAGGTGCCGACGCTGCAGGTCATTGGTCGGACCTCAAGTTTTTCGTTCAAGGGCAAGAACGAAGACATGCGTGAGATCGGAAGGAAACTCGATGTCTCCCACCTGTTGGAAGGCAGCGTGCGCAGGGACGGCGACCAGCTGCGCATCACGACGCAGCTGATCCGGGCCGACGATGGCTCGCACGTCTGGTCGAAGACCTACGCACGCGAGGTGCGCGACGTCTTTACCGTCCAGGAGGAGATCGCCCGCGACGTGGCGCAGGCCATGAGCGTGAAGCTGGACGCCGCGGCCTTCAATCGCGAACAAGGCGGAACGACCAACGTGGAGGCGTACGAACGCTTCCTGCGTTATCGCAGCATCGTGATGCGCGAACTGTTCGACGCCCAACACAACCGCGAACGCCTGCAACTGGCGCGCGAGATGGTCGCGCTGGATCCGCAGTGCGCGCTGTGCTGGGACATGTTGGCGAGCGCGCTTGACCAAATGGCCCAGGGGCTCGGCGACCCGCAGGCAAAGCAGTTCAGGGCCGAAGCGCTGCAGGCCCGCGCGCACATCGGCCAGATCGCGCCGAACAGTTGGCTGGCGAAGCTCCACCGCGCGAATGCGATGTGGCGCGAAGGCAAGCGCGCCGAAGCCCTCGCGCTTGCGAAGCAGGTCGCGGATTCCGGCCCGTCGACATGGGAGCGCATGGGCGACTACGCCTGGATGCTCTTTGCCCTCGGCCACCTGGACGAGACCGTGGCGCTGGTCGAGCGGGCGCGCGCGCTCGATCCGATGGCGATGTACCTGTCCCGCGACCTGCAGTTCGACTACATCGCCGCGCGCCGGCATGACGAGGCCGAGGCCGAGTACCAACGAGGACGGACACTGGAAGGCAGCCAGCTCGGCCCTGACTTTGTCGCCTTCTTCCGCCAGTTGGCCGGCAAGCGACCCGGCGGGGTGAAGGAGTTGCGCGAACTGCATGCCCGGATGGGCCAGCAGGAAAAAAGATTCGACACGCAAGCCTTCCGCGACCTGGGCCAGGTGCTGGGCGATCGCAACGCCATGCTTGCCGTCACGCGCAAGGCGCTGGCCGATGACGCATACGGCGGCGAGATCACCGACGTGTGGGCCGAAGTGGCGGATGCGCTCGGTGATGCGGACCTGACTGCCATCGCCGTGCGCAAGCAACTGGAGTCTTCCGAGGGGTTCAAGGAAGGCACGATGACGCCTGTGCCCTATAACGTCTTTTGGGTCGTTCCCTACTCCAGTGTCCGCTCCCATCCGGAGTTCAAGAGGCTGCTGGTCGAAACGGGTGTGGTGGATTACTGGCGGAAGACCGGCAAATGGGGCGATGGGTGTGGGCCGGTGGGCGAGACGGACTTTCAGTGCAGATGACGGGCGCTTGTCTCGGAGTGGCTGAAAAGGTCCAGCGACGGTTTGTAGACCGTGCTGCTGCCACCAAAGGCGCCCAACACGCTGTGGAAAACGTTGTCGTCGCCGAACGGGGCCCTGGAGAGAATCTCGTTGGGCGAAATCGCCTTGGCTTCGCTGAAGGCGGGAGACATCCATACGAGGAATGGCACGTCCCGTTGGACATCGGGCGCGACGGAATTCGGAGCGCCATGGAGATAGAACCCGCGCTCTCCCAATGATTCGCCGTGATCGGAAATGTAGATCATGGTCGAGGCGCTGTCCGGGACCGCTTCCAGGAGCTTGATCGTGTCGGCGAGGAAGTGATCCGTGTAGACGATGGTGTTGTCGTAGGCATTGACGAGCGAGGCGTGCGTGCAGGTGCTGACATCCACCGACGCGCAGACTGGCTGGAAACGTGCGAACGCCTCCGGAACATCGCGGTCGTACCGGGGGCCGTGGCTGCCCCGCGCGTGCAGCACGACGAAGATCCGCGGGGACGTGGAGCGGGCAAGCATTTCCCCAAGGCGATCAAGCAGCGCCTCGTCGTATTGCTTGCGGATCTCGCCCACGCGCTCGTAATGCGCGATCTTCAGCGGCGGCTCCCCCCAGTTGTTGGATCGCCAGATGACCTCGACGCCGTGGCGTTGCAGGTAGTTGGGGAGGATCTCCTGGCTGACGTTTGCCGGCGCATCGCCCCCGACGTGCGACAACATGCAGCGGATCGCTGCCGTCGTATAGGTCGCGCACGCATGGACATCGGGCAAGACGATGACGCCGGCCTTGGCGAGCTCCGGGTTTGTATTCCTGCCGTACCCGTAAAGGGAGAAGTTGCTTGCGCGTGCTGATTCGCCGATCACCAGTACCACGATGATCTTGCGTTCCGGGTGCGCATTGGGAATGAAGTGCAAGGGCGGCAGCGGTACTTGCTTGCGGTTCGCATCGGCGACGGCCTCCAGATAGCGCGTCGTGTTCGCGAGGTAGGACCACGGCAGCATCAATCCGCCCAGGCGCTTGGCGTGTTCGTCGAACCATGGCCACGTCGACGATCCTGCATACACCATGGCGGCACCGAAAACGACAGTGGCGATCAGCAAGCGAAGGCGGCGCAGACGGGTGGAGCCTGTGATGGACGTCGTGGCGACGATGGACGCAGGCAACAGGCCAAGCAGGAACAGGTAGACGATGATCTTCGGGTGGAACAGGTCGAAGGTCTGCTGACGATCGGTGTCGACGACGTTGCCCATCATCGTCTTGTCGAGCAGGACGTTGTACGTCTCGATGAAATAGAGCGCGATGGCATTGCCGATGAGCAACGCGATGCAGACCAGCTTCATCGCCCGCAGGGAGAGGAGCGATGCCGAGGTCAGCAACATCACCATCAAGACCACCTGCAAACCGCTCAGGATCAGCAGATCCAGCATGCCGGGCCATGAGATCGCGCGGGTGGTGGAAGCCGCGAAGGAAAACAGCGGCCATCCGAACAACAGCATGTTCGCCAGGGTGAACCCGAAAACGAACGTCGGGTATCCGCAGCTGAAAGGGAAGCCAGGAATGTTTCGCGCGATGCGCTTGAGCAGCACGAAGCCTCCCGGCGCTGAGCCAAGTCGAGCATAGCCGAGCGCCCGAGGGTCCGCTTTGGGTCGACAGCAGCCACTCGCTTCGTGTGTGTCCGCTCTCGCCCAGAGCGGACCGCGTGCCTCCGCGCCTAAAATGTCGCGCCCACCCGCGCCATCGGATGCCCCGCATGTTGCGACTGACCGACCTCAAGCTGCCGCTGGACCACCCCGAGCCGGCGCTGCGCGAGGCGATCCTGGCCCGGCTGGGCATCGCCCCCGGCGAGCTGGCGGGCTACACCGTCGCCAAACGCAGCTACGACGCGCGCCGACGCGGCGCGATCGTGCTGATCTATTCGGTCGACGTCGACACCCCGCGCGAAGCCGACATCCTGCGGCGGCTGGAGCTGGACGGCGACAGCAGCAAGGTGATGCCCACGCCAGACACCCGCTACAAGTTCGTGGCGCGCGCGCCGGACAAGCTTCCGCTGCGCCCCCTTGTGATCGGCATGGGGCCGTGCGGCCTGTTCGCAGGCCTCGTGCTCGCGCAGATGGGCTTCCGGCCCATCATCCTCGAGCGCGGCAAGGCCGTGCGCGAGCGCACCAAGGACACTTGGGGCCTGTGGCGCAAGAAGGTGCTCAATCCGGAATCCAACGTGCAGTTCGGCGAAGGCGGTGCGGGCACGTTCTCCGACGGCAAGCTGTGGAGCCAGATCAGCGACCCGAAGCATTACGGGCGCAAGGTGATCGACGAGTTCGTCCGGGCTGGCGCGCCGGAGGAGATCGCGTACGTCAGCAAACCGCACATCGGCACGTTCCGCCTGGTGTCCATGGTGGAGCAGATGCGCGCGACGATCGAATCCCTGGGCGGGGAGATTCGATTCAGCCAGCGCGTCGACGATCTGCTGGTCGAAACCGATCGCGCCGGCGTGCGCCACGTGCGCGGCGTGACGCTCGAAGGCGGCGAGCAACTGCGCGCCGACCACGTCGTGCTCGCGCTCGGTCACAGCGCACGCGACACGTTCGCGATGCTGCATGCGCGCGGTGTTTTCGTCGAAGCCAAGCCGTTCTCGATCGGTTTCCGCATCGAGCATCCGCAATCGCTGATCGACAACGCCCGCTTCGGCCCGCAGGCCGGGCATCCGCTGCTCGGGGCAGCCGATTACAAGCTCGTGCACCACTGCCGCAACGGCCGCTCGGTCTACAGCTTCTGCATGTGCCCCGGCGGCACCGTGGTCGCCGCGGCCAGCGAGCCCGGGCGCGTGGTCACCAATGGCATGAGCCAGTATTCGCGCAACGAGCGCAACGCAAATGCAGCGATCGTCTGCGGCATCACGCCCGAGGACTACGCGCCCTATGGAGAGGGTCCGCTCGCCGGCATTGCGCTGCAACGGCATTGGGAAGCGCGCGCGTTCGAACTCGGCGGCGGAGACTACGAAGCGCCGGGGCAGTTGGTGGGCGATTTCCTGAAGGATCGAGCGTCGAGCGCGTTCGGTGCGGTGCTCCCCTCCTACAAGCCGGGCGTGCGCCTGGGCGATCTCGCACCCTCGCTGCCGGAGTACGCGATCGCGGCGATCCGCGAGGCGCTACCGGCGTTCGAAAAGCAGGTCCGCGGGTTTGCGATGCACGACGCGGTGTTGACCGGTGTCGAAACCCGCACGTCCTCGCCGGTGCGCGTCACGCGTGGCGAGGACGGCCACAGCCTCAATACGCGCGGGCTGTTCCCGGCCGGCGAAGGCGCGGGCTACGCGGGCGGCATCCTGTCGGCTGGCGTCGATGGCATCCGCACGGCCGAAGCGGTCGCGCTCGATATTCTTTCCCGCACCGCGCGCGTCGCTTAGCCCCTTATTGCCACTTGATCAATTTCACCAACTTCCCTTTCTTGTCGTAAAGCAGTGATGCGCCGCCTCCGGTACACAGGATCGTGGTCTGTTCGATGTCATCCACGGATCGACTGGTACCGGTAAAGGTGCTCGCGCCCGCAACAGCTTTCGGACATGTCGAAGGAGCCTCGACACGCCAACCGTCTGGAGTTTTCTCGATCGTAAGATCGACCTCAGACGTGAATCCCGAGCAGCATTGGCGGATTTCATCACTTGCCAGGGACCGGATCTCCGCCGACCCGAGTTCACGATTCGCCACGCCGGCGCATCCAGCGCAAATCGACGTGATGACCAACACCAGGAATCGCGACATCGGTTCTCCTTTCATGCGATGACT comes from Lysobacter sp. KIS68-7 and encodes:
- a CDS encoding NAD(P)/FAD-dependent oxidoreductase; protein product: MLRLTDLKLPLDHPEPALREAILARLGIAPGELAGYTVAKRSYDARRRGAIVLIYSVDVDTPREADILRRLELDGDSSKVMPTPDTRYKFVARAPDKLPLRPLVIGMGPCGLFAGLVLAQMGFRPIILERGKAVRERTKDTWGLWRKKVLNPESNVQFGEGGAGTFSDGKLWSQISDPKHYGRKVIDEFVRAGAPEEIAYVSKPHIGTFRLVSMVEQMRATIESLGGEIRFSQRVDDLLVETDRAGVRHVRGVTLEGGEQLRADHVVLALGHSARDTFAMLHARGVFVEAKPFSIGFRIEHPQSLIDNARFGPQAGHPLLGAADYKLVHHCRNGRSVYSFCMCPGGTVVAAASEPGRVVTNGMSQYSRNERNANAAIVCGITPEDYAPYGEGPLAGIALQRHWEARAFELGGGDYEAPGQLVGDFLKDRASSAFGAVLPSYKPGVRLGDLAPSLPEYAIAAIREALPAFEKQVRGFAMHDAVLTGVETRTSSPVRVTRGEDGHSLNTRGLFPAGEGAGYAGGILSAGVDGIRTAEAVALDILSRTARVA